GACGTCTCCGGATCGGTGATCCGGCTGTGCGGTCACTGAGACGAAGGTCAGGGATACGTCCCGACCATCGCACACTGCGGTGATGTCCGTGGGATCAATACCCTTTCCCAGGGTGAACGGCGTATGAACAAAAGGTGAGGTGATTCATGGTGGAGATCGACGCGACCGGCGTACCGGAGATCAGCGCGGACTGGTACCAGGACATCGTCGGGGTGGCCGCCGACGCCCCGGAACCGGTGCGGTGGTTCGCCGGGCACTTCACCGAGGGCGTGGTCGTGCTGCTCGGCGTGCTCCTACTGACGGCGGCCCTCCTCCGGCTGCGCGGCGGGTCACCGCGGCGACGGGCGGTCGCCCTGGTCGCGCCGGTGCCGGTCGTCCTGGCGTACGCGTGCAGCGAGTGGCTGAAGACGGTGGTGGACGAGGACCGTCCCTGCCGTACGTTCACCGAGCCGATCATCGCGAGCGCCTGCCCGCCCCCGGGCGACTGGTCCTTCCCCAGCAACCACGCCACGATCACCGCCGCGCTGGCCGTCGCCACGCTGCTGCTGTCCCGCCGCCTCGGGTTGGTCGCCGTGCCGTTGGCCCTGCTCGCCGCCTTCTCCCGCACCTTCGTGGGGGTGCACTATCCGCACGACGTGGCGGCGGGCGCGCTGCTCGGCACGCTGATGGTTCTGCTGGTCACGCCGTTGCTGGCCCGACCGACCGCCGAGGTTCTGCGTCGGCGCGCCGGCACCGACCGGCCGCTGCCGGACGCGGTGGGCGGCGCCGGCCGGCGCTGAACCGGTGCCGGTCGGCGGCATCTTCGCTCCGCCGGTGGGCGCGAGCCGGCCCAGCCCGTGGACGCGGGCTCAACCGGTCAGCAGCAGGGCGGCGGCCGTGCCGAGCACGAGGAACGGGCCGAACGGCACGTGGCTGGACCAGCGGACCCGACGGGCCACCAGCAACCCGAGGCTGACCAGGGCGGAGAGCGCCAGCGCGAGCAGCAGGCCGGCGACGAGGACCGGCCAGCCGTACCAGCCGAGGAGCAGTCCTGCCCCGAGCGCGAGTTTGGCGTCGCCCAACCCGAAGCCCCGCCGCCCGAGTAGCAGGGTGGTGGTGGCGAAGAAGAGCGCCAGGCCGACGCCGGCCAGGGTGGCCCGCAGCCAGGGGCCACCGCCGGCGCCGCTGGACGCGGCGAGCCCGAGCAGCACCCAGGTCCCGGCCGCCGCCGGACCGGTCAACCGGTCCGGCAGCCGGTGCACCGCCACGTCCACGAAGCAGAGCGGCACCGCCCAGCCGAGCCACCAGGCGACCGCCGCCAACTCGGCGGCGGTTTCGAGGTCCGCGGCGGGTGGCCGGAGCAGCGCCAGCACCAGCAGGGCCCCGAGGAGGGCCAACTCCACCGCGAACGGTGGTGCCCCGACCCGGGCGCGGCACCGCCCGCACCGGGCGAGGGGCCCGAGCGCGGGCCACGCCCGGCGCAGGCTCACCGGCGCGCCGCACGCACCGCAGCCGGCTGCCGACGGTTGACCCGGCGGTACGGCGTCGCGCAGCACCGCCAGCCGCAACAGGGGTACGACCGCCAGCACGGCGAGCACGGCACCGGCGCGACCGGCGGGGGTGGCCGGGGCGGGGGTGCCCGGGATCGGCCCCGCGGGGGTGGGCGGTGGGCCGGTCAGCGCCACGGCGACCTCCCGGAGTGGTCGCCGGAGCCGGCGAACGCGAACACGGAACGTAACTTAACGATCGCTCTGGTGTAGCGGATGGCGCAGAAAGGGACCTCGCGCGCGGGCCGCTCGGCGGCCCTCGCGGACCGCGCCTCCGCGTCTCGTGACGCCGGAGCCGGCACGGAACCCCGCGGCCCACGGCACGGAACCCGTTCCCGCCGCGCCGCAACCGCACCGAAGCGCACCCTCGCCACCGGCCACCACCACCTGTCATCACACAGAGTGTTCGAATGAATTGCCTCTGTTGCATCGGCGAACGTCAGCCTATGCTCGCCCCTTGGGTGTGACGCAAGACTCATCGACCTGATTGGAAGATCTCGAACTTCGCATTGGTAAACGATCCGTAAAGGTAAATGCGGCAGCGGTTTCCGCAGCCCCGGATGTGACCATTCGGGCGCGCTTCCGCATGCCCGGCGGCCGACGAGTCGGCCGGTCGCCGGTCGCCACCGAGGAGGCACGGCGGTGCGAGGACGGCAGCTCAGCCGAACGGCAACCTGCCTGTTGACAGCCATGGCGCTGGCATCCGTGACGGCTTGCGGAAGCGGTCGGGAGGCGGCGGTGCGGCCGCCGGACCGTCCTCCCGCGCCCGCCCCGGCGGACCGGGCCACCGATGAACGGGCCGCGGAAAAGGCCGCACTGGACGCGTATTCCGGCTATCTCGACGCATCCCGCACGGCGGGTGGACGAGGTGATCCGCATGCGCCGGAACTGTCCCGGTTCCTCGCGGATCCGCTGTTGACCCGCGTCCGAATGGCGATTCTTCAGGCGAAGGAGCATGGCGCGATGCGTACCGGGACGCTGAAGTCGGATCCCAGCGTGACGGCGGTGAGCCTGGACTCCGTACCGGCCACCGTGGACATCCAGGACTGCCTCGACGCCACCGGATACCGGCTGGTCTACGTCAAGGACCGGCGGGTGGTGCCCGGTAGCGGGGGCAAGCGGTACCTGGCCACCGCCACCGCGACCCGTTACGCCGACGGGCGCTGGCGGATCAGCACCGGCGCGGCCCACCAGGACCAGCCGTGCTGACCTGGGGAGGAAGGGGCGTCCCGGTCCGTCCGCCCCGGGCCGGGACGTCCCGCCGGGCGGCCGCGCTCGCCGGGCTCGGGCTGGTGCTGCTGCTGGTCGCGGGAGCCGCCGGGCCGGCGGCGGCCGGCCGGGCCGACCCGGGCGCCGAGTGCCCGCCGGAGCAGCACGACTGCAGCGTCTGGGACGACGACCCGGGCACGCCCGGCGGCGGCGGGGACGACGGGGACGACGGCGGCGGGGACGACGACGGCGGGGGTGGCGGTGGCGGCTGCCACTGGAACGGCCGGACCGTGAAGTGCTACCACGAGGTGCTGGGCTGGTTCAACAACAGCGACGGCTGCTACTACAAGCTGGAGCAGCCGCAGCCGCCGGACACCCCCGAGGGCAAGCAGTGGTACCTGCTGACGTGCAACGGCGGTGACCTCGGTGCGCAGCGCTCGGAGCTGCTCGACGGCCCGCCACCCGGCTACGGCGCACCGCCCGACCCGGCCGAGCTGGCCCGCCGGGCGCTGGCCCGGATCGGCATCCAGCCACCCCGGATCGCGGTCGCACCCCGTCGCGAGACCGGGCCCGGCCTGGTCGGGCTGCCGGTCTGGATGTGGGCGAGCCCCGGCCGGCAGTACTTCGGCTGCCCGGCGGAGGACCCGGACTGCCCCTCCCCGGTGATCCGTGAGTCCGAGAGCGAGCGCGGGCTGACCGTGTCG
This genomic stretch from Micromonospora krabiensis harbors:
- a CDS encoding phosphatase PAP2 family protein, giving the protein MVEIDATGVPEISADWYQDIVGVAADAPEPVRWFAGHFTEGVVVLLGVLLLTAALLRLRGGSPRRRAVALVAPVPVVLAYACSEWLKTVVDEDRPCRTFTEPIIASACPPPGDWSFPSNHATITAALAVATLLLSRRLGLVAVPLALLAAFSRTFVGVHYPHDVAAGALLGTLMVLLVTPLLARPTAEVLRRRAGTDRPLPDAVGGAGRR
- a CDS encoding prepilin peptidase — protein: MPGTPAPATPAGRAGAVLAVLAVVPLLRLAVLRDAVPPGQPSAAGCGACGAPVSLRRAWPALGPLARCGRCRARVGAPPFAVELALLGALLVLALLRPPAADLETAAELAAVAWWLGWAVPLCFVDVAVHRLPDRLTGPAAAGTWVLLGLAASSGAGGGPWLRATLAGVGLALFFATTTLLLGRRGFGLGDAKLALGAGLLLGWYGWPVLVAGLLLALALSALVSLGLLVARRVRWSSHVPFGPFLVLGTAAALLLTG